Proteins encoded within one genomic window of Actinoplanes octamycinicus:
- a CDS encoding sigma-70 family RNA polymerase sigma factor: MLELLDPPVPAPARAPASTEQFTRFASDSSARLHSTAFQLCRDWHLAQDLTQATLTKLFLSWERAAGSDNLSAYAQKVLVRTYLDHRRRRSSTESTPGELREPSYAVDRDLRITMMDALSRLPARDRTIVLLRYFADHSVEQVAAELDVPITVVKSQTRRSLIKLKHLLLRDRATLFVA; this comes from the coding sequence ATGCTTGAACTCCTCGACCCCCCGGTTCCGGCGCCTGCCCGCGCGCCCGCCTCGACCGAGCAGTTCACGCGCTTCGCGTCGGACAGCTCCGCGCGCCTGCACAGCACCGCGTTCCAGCTCTGCCGCGACTGGCACCTCGCCCAGGACCTGACCCAGGCCACGCTGACCAAGCTGTTCCTGAGCTGGGAGCGGGCCGCCGGCAGCGACAACCTTTCGGCGTACGCGCAGAAGGTCCTGGTGCGCACCTACCTCGACCACCGGCGCCGCCGCAGCTCCACCGAGTCGACGCCGGGGGAGCTGCGCGAGCCGTCCTACGCGGTCGACCGGGACCTGCGGATCACGATGATGGACGCGCTGAGCCGGCTCCCCGCCCGGGACCGGACCATCGTGCTGCTGCGCTACTTCGCCGACCACAGCGTGGAGCAGGTGGCGGCCGAGCTGGACGTCCCGATCACCGTCGTGAAGAGCCAGACGCGGCGGTCGCTGATCAAGCTGAAGCACCTGTTGCTGCGCGACCGGGCGACGCTCTTCGTGGCGTGA
- a CDS encoding peptide deformylase — MTVRPIRLYGDPVLRTPADPVTDFDASLREIVRDLEDTVREPGRAGVAGPQIGVSLRVFSYHVAGQVGHLVNPVLSDFDGEQEDDEGCLSLPGLGYATKRAQSVTARGFDQHGEPLVIHGTGFLARALQHETDHLDGRLYIDTLTGDVRRQALRELRRVVPR; from the coding sequence ATGACAGTTCGGCCGATTCGGCTCTATGGTGACCCGGTCCTGCGCACACCCGCCGACCCGGTCACCGACTTCGACGCCAGCCTGCGGGAGATCGTCCGGGACCTGGAGGACACCGTCCGCGAGCCGGGCCGCGCCGGGGTGGCCGGTCCGCAGATCGGCGTCAGCCTGCGGGTCTTCTCGTACCACGTGGCGGGCCAGGTCGGCCACCTGGTGAACCCGGTGTTGTCCGATTTCGACGGCGAGCAGGAGGACGACGAGGGCTGCCTGTCGCTGCCCGGCCTCGGCTATGCGACGAAGCGCGCCCAGTCGGTCACCGCCCGCGGCTTCGACCAGCACGGCGAGCCCCTGGTGATCCACGGCACCGGGTTCCTGGCCCGCGCCCTCCAGCACGAGACCGACCACCTCGACGGCCGCCTCTACATCGACACCCTCACTGGCGACGTCCGCCGCCAGGCCCTCCGCGAACTCCGCCGGGTCGTCCCCCGATGA
- a CDS encoding FMN-dependent NADH-azoreductase — protein MSATTPTLLHLDASARRRSFSREVGDAVADAWRAAHPDGRHLHRDLAITPVPQIGEAWTELCDYVLEHQITDISRYGEAVRTEAQSAAWAIVEPLLNELVAADTVLIATPMYNFGIPASLKAWIDQVTFPKMSLAGRRFVVAHARGGAYGPGTPRHPVDHQERYLRDFFTGHFAVPESDMAFVGTELVNARIDPGLAKLREAHEVSRSAARTAARKIGADR, from the coding sequence ATGTCTGCCACCACCCCGACGTTGCTGCACCTCGACGCCAGCGCCCGCCGCCGGTCCTTCAGCCGGGAGGTCGGTGACGCGGTCGCCGACGCCTGGCGCGCGGCCCACCCGGACGGCCGCCATCTGCACCGGGATCTCGCGATCACCCCGGTCCCGCAGATCGGCGAGGCCTGGACCGAGCTGTGCGACTACGTGCTGGAGCACCAGATCACCGACATCTCCCGGTACGGCGAGGCAGTCCGTACCGAGGCTCAGTCCGCGGCCTGGGCGATCGTCGAACCGCTGCTGAACGAACTGGTCGCCGCCGACACGGTGCTGATCGCCACCCCGATGTACAACTTCGGCATCCCGGCGTCGCTGAAGGCCTGGATCGACCAGGTCACCTTCCCCAAGATGTCGCTGGCCGGCCGCCGGTTCGTGGTGGCCCACGCCCGGGGCGGGGCCTACGGGCCGGGCACCCCGCGGCACCCGGTCGACCACCAGGAGCGCTACCTGCGTGACTTCTTCACCGGGCACTTCGCGGTCCCGGAGTCCGACATGGCGTTCGTCGGCACCGAACTGGTCAACGCGCGGATCGACCCGGGCCTGGCGAAGCTGCGCGAGGCCCACGAGGTGTCCCGGTCCGCTGCCCGCACCGCGGCTCGCAAGATCGGAGCGGACCGGTGA
- a CDS encoding AAA family ATPase: MTTLTEPLHRERTFLDTVPLTAVIPPALMPPAWVAPSGVAAVPFSGSSAVGRAAVPGAGQDLRGRRVGELNYPARSVLVVAGVPGAGKTTLLKRLFPRPGVRLLDSERARVEWSPYLGRLPYRYWRPLVHAAHYARLFRALRGDEAIVVHESGTRSWVRKLITAAAARAGRRTHLLLLDVAAEEALAGQEARKRKVRRSSFATHYQNWQRLLRNVADPAHRVHREAATITIIDRAVASNLTAIRFDGLQAVPSPAAPTSAAVPAPAVTSAVTSAPASVSASVLGSGQRRAVAALDEAA; the protein is encoded by the coding sequence ATGACCACCCTCACCGAGCCCCTTCATCGCGAGCGCACCTTCCTGGACACAGTGCCGCTCACGGCCGTGATCCCGCCCGCCCTGATGCCGCCCGCGTGGGTCGCCCCGTCCGGTGTCGCCGCTGTGCCTTTCTCCGGCTCGTCTGCTGTCGGGCGGGCTGCCGTGCCCGGCGCGGGGCAGGACCTGCGGGGCCGGCGGGTCGGCGAGCTGAACTACCCGGCGCGCTCGGTGCTGGTGGTCGCCGGGGTGCCCGGGGCGGGCAAGACCACGCTGCTGAAACGGCTCTTCCCGCGGCCCGGCGTGCGGCTGCTGGACTCCGAGCGGGCCCGCGTGGAGTGGAGCCCGTACCTCGGCCGGCTGCCCTACCGCTACTGGCGGCCGCTGGTGCACGCCGCCCACTATGCCCGGTTGTTCCGGGCGCTGCGCGGCGACGAGGCGATCGTGGTGCACGAGAGCGGCACCCGCTCCTGGGTCCGCAAGCTGATCACCGCCGCGGCGGCCCGCGCCGGCCGGCGGACCCACCTGCTGCTCCTGGACGTCGCCGCCGAGGAGGCGCTGGCCGGGCAGGAGGCGCGTAAGCGCAAGGTGCGGCGGTCGTCGTTCGCCACCCACTACCAGAACTGGCAGCGGCTGCTCCGCAACGTCGCCGACCCGGCCCACCGGGTCCACCGCGAAGCCGCCACCATCACGATCATCGACCGCGCCGTCGCCTCCAACCTGACCGCCATCCGCTTCGACGGCCTGCAGGCCGTGCCGTCGCCCGCGGCCCCTACCTCTGCCGCTGTTCCCGCGCCCGCAGTGACCTCCGCAGTGACCTCCGCGCCTGCCTCGGTCTCCGCTTCCGTGCTCGGCTCGGGTCAGCGCCGGGCAGTGGCCGCTCTTGACGAGGCGGCCTGA
- a CDS encoding class I SAM-dependent methyltransferase has translation MTSASGAQPPASASGSQSSDSASGSQWSGSGSGSQSSGSAPGPAGRAAPEEAAGGARPDGATDTRKFAASSLAAGDATGWFERLYAEAQDGRATVPWDVAAASVNLREFPLPPGEGRRALVVGCGPGRDAEHLAALGYAVTAFDISPTAIALARERHPGSPVDYRVADLLDPPADWHRTFDLVLESNNVQALPTEIRARAIAVVGEFVAPGGTLLVLAAAATDAPGEGPPWPLTRAEIDAFAAPGLRQLAVEEVPAPDSRLVVRWRAVFTR, from the coding sequence ATGACCTCCGCGTCCGGTGCTCAGCCGCCTGCCTCCGCGTCCGGCTCTCAGTCGTCCGACTCCGCATCCGGTTCTCAGTGGTCCGGCTCCGGTTCTGGTTCTCAGTCGTCCGGCTCCGCGCCCGGCCCGGCCGGTCGTGCCGCGCCTGAGGAGGCCGCTGGTGGTGCGCGGCCGGACGGTGCCACCGACACGCGGAAGTTCGCGGCCTCGTCGCTGGCGGCCGGGGATGCGACCGGCTGGTTCGAGCGGCTCTACGCGGAGGCGCAGGACGGCCGGGCCACGGTGCCGTGGGACGTCGCGGCCGCCAGCGTCAACCTGCGGGAGTTCCCGCTGCCGCCGGGGGAGGGGCGGCGTGCGCTGGTGGTCGGCTGCGGCCCGGGGCGCGACGCCGAGCACCTCGCCGCCCTGGGCTATGCGGTGACCGCTTTCGACATCTCGCCGACGGCGATCGCCCTGGCCCGCGAGCGGCACCCCGGCTCGCCGGTCGACTACCGGGTCGCCGACCTGCTGGACCCGCCCGCGGACTGGCACCGGACGTTCGACCTGGTGCTGGAGAGCAACAACGTCCAGGCCCTGCCCACCGAGATCCGGGCCCGGGCGATCGCCGTGGTCGGCGAGTTCGTCGCCCCCGGCGGAACGCTGCTCGTCCTCGCCGCGGCCGCCACCGACGCTCCCGGCGAAGGCCCACCGTGGCCCCTGACCCGCGCCGAGATCGACGCCTTCGCCGCTCCGGGCCTGCGCCAGCTCGCCGTGGAGGAGGTGCCGGCCCCCGACTCACGACTGGTGGTCCGCTGGCGAGCGGTCTTCACCCGCTGA
- a CDS encoding MarR family winged helix-turn-helix transcriptional regulator, producing MDFAQADALNQAIRLLSLRHRARAATLLAPLGLHPGQEALLLELDRTGPRIQAQLSEALGCEPPSVTLMVRKLEASGHVQRTQARGDKRASVVELTAAGRALADQVKQLWSALAEETVRGLPAATVAELPGVLAAMTANVDARRRSVRGKGE from the coding sequence ATGGACTTCGCTCAGGCGGACGCGCTCAACCAGGCGATTCGGCTGCTCAGCCTGCGGCATCGGGCCCGGGCGGCGACGCTGCTCGCGCCGCTCGGGCTGCATCCCGGCCAGGAGGCGCTGCTGCTCGAACTGGACCGGACCGGACCGCGGATCCAGGCGCAGCTCAGCGAGGCGCTCGGCTGCGAGCCGCCGAGCGTCACCCTCATGGTGCGCAAACTGGAGGCGTCCGGGCACGTTCAGCGTACCCAGGCCCGGGGTGACAAACGCGCCAGCGTCGTGGAGCTGACCGCGGCCGGGCGGGCCCTCGCGGATCAGGTGAAACAGTTGTGGTCGGCGCTCGCCGAGGAGACCGTGCGCGGCCTGCCCGCCGCCACCGTCGCGGAGTTGCCGGGCGTCCTGGCAGCGATGACCGCCAATGTGGACGCCCGGCGGCGATCCGTCAGAGGTAAGGGCGAGTGA
- a CDS encoding endonuclease, which translates to MPPRRPVPLLLPVLALALALVAVPASAASPLTVAQAITTQSGTGTVLGYIVGEPTGTSTVRFSGFTGDTALALADSRTETSPARMLYVQVSSAYRSSFGLLSNPSLIGRQLTVTGTLTAYFTHPGLKSPSAMTLGTTSTPTPTPTASSGTDAYYAAASGKSGAALKSALHTIISTGATKLSYEAVWDALKVTDQDPANSANVILLYSGISRSKSLNGGDPGDWNREHVWAKSHGDFGTSAGPGTDLHHLRPEDVTINALRNNKDFDSGGSAVSGASGNYTDADSWEPRTAVKGDVARMIFYMAVRYEGDDAWPDLEVNDAVTNGSRPYLGRLSKLLAWNAQDPPDAFEKNRNQVVYASYQHNRNPFIDHPEWVSSIFG; encoded by the coding sequence ATGCCCCCACGTCGCCCCGTCCCCCTCCTGCTGCCCGTGCTGGCGCTGGCGCTGGCCCTGGTCGCCGTGCCGGCCTCGGCCGCGAGCCCGCTGACCGTCGCGCAGGCGATCACCACCCAGAGCGGCACCGGCACGGTCCTCGGGTACATCGTCGGCGAGCCGACCGGCACCAGCACGGTCCGGTTCAGCGGCTTCACCGGGGACACCGCCCTGGCCCTCGCCGACAGCCGGACCGAGACCAGCCCGGCCAGGATGCTCTACGTCCAGGTGAGCAGCGCCTACCGGTCGTCGTTCGGGCTGCTGAGCAATCCGTCGCTGATCGGCCGGCAGCTGACCGTGACCGGGACGCTGACCGCGTACTTCACGCATCCGGGCCTGAAATCGCCGTCCGCGATGACCCTGGGCACGACCTCGACGCCCACCCCGACGCCGACCGCCTCCAGCGGCACCGACGCCTACTACGCCGCCGCGAGCGGCAAGTCCGGGGCCGCGCTGAAGTCCGCGCTGCACACGATCATCTCGACCGGCGCGACGAAGCTGTCCTACGAGGCGGTCTGGGACGCGCTCAAGGTCACCGACCAGGACCCGGCCAACTCGGCGAACGTCATCCTGCTCTACTCCGGGATCAGCCGGTCCAAGTCGCTCAACGGCGGCGACCCCGGCGACTGGAACCGCGAGCACGTCTGGGCCAAGTCGCACGGTGACTTCGGCACCAGCGCCGGGCCCGGCACCGACCTGCACCATCTGCGCCCGGAGGACGTCACGATCAACGCGCTGCGCAACAACAAGGATTTCGACTCCGGTGGCAGCGCGGTCTCCGGCGCGAGCGGCAACTACACCGACGCGGACTCGTGGGAGCCGCGCACCGCGGTGAAGGGTGACGTGGCCCGGATGATCTTCTACATGGCGGTCCGCTACGAGGGCGACGACGCGTGGCCGGATCTGGAGGTCAACGACGCGGTCACCAACGGCTCCCGCCCGTACCTGGGCCGGCTGTCCAAGCTGCTCGCGTGGAACGCGCAGGATCCGCCGGACGCCTTCGAGAAGAATCGCAACCAGGTGGTCTACGCCTCCTACCAGCACAACCGCAATCCCTTCATCGACCACCCGGAATGGGTGAGCTCGATCTTCGGCTGA
- a CDS encoding SDR family oxidoreductase, with protein sequence MRIAVAGATGNIGALTVAALERAGHRVVRISRSLGVDLVTGAGLDAALAGVEAVVDVTNGPAGDRDEAVAYFGAATGNLLAAGRRAGVRHHVLLSIAGLHRVEGNAHYAGKREQERLVSDGPVPWTIVPATQFHDFAEMVAGWTERDGAATIAPLLVQPIAPEDVAAVLAEIATGEPQGRHRDVAGPETQDLVDMARRTHAARGRVVRLVPTWSSLFDVSMAGEVLLPGSDARLAPTTFDEWLSRQA encoded by the coding sequence ATGCGCATCGCCGTAGCCGGAGCGACCGGCAACATCGGAGCACTCACCGTGGCCGCCCTGGAGCGCGCCGGGCACCGGGTCGTCCGGATCAGCCGGTCGCTCGGGGTGGACCTGGTCACCGGCGCCGGCCTGGACGCCGCCCTGGCCGGCGTCGAGGCCGTCGTCGACGTCACCAACGGCCCGGCCGGCGACCGCGACGAGGCCGTCGCCTATTTCGGCGCCGCCACCGGCAACCTGCTCGCCGCCGGCCGGCGCGCCGGGGTGCGGCACCACGTCCTGCTGTCGATCGCCGGTCTGCACCGGGTCGAGGGCAACGCGCACTACGCCGGCAAGCGGGAGCAGGAGCGGCTGGTGAGCGACGGCCCGGTGCCGTGGACGATCGTCCCGGCGACCCAGTTCCACGACTTCGCCGAGATGGTGGCGGGCTGGACCGAGCGGGACGGCGCGGCGACCATCGCGCCCCTGCTCGTGCAGCCGATCGCGCCCGAGGACGTGGCCGCCGTGCTCGCCGAGATCGCCACCGGCGAGCCGCAGGGGCGCCACCGCGACGTCGCCGGGCCGGAGACGCAGGACCTGGTGGACATGGCCCGGCGGACCCACGCCGCCCGGGGCCGGGTGGTCAGACTGGTCCCCACCTGGTCGTCGCTGTTCGACGTGTCGATGGCCGGCGAGGTGCTGCTGCCCGGGTCGGACGCGCGGCTCGCGCCGACCACCTTCGACGAGTGGCTGAGCCGGCAGGCGTAA
- a CDS encoding TetR/AcrR family transcriptional regulator produces METRERADAARNRAKVLAAAASLFAAGDSRAVTMEDIARAAGVGRGTLYRRYPDVASIAAALLDDHERTLQHELMQGEPPLGPGAPPHERLAAFFAAMVDLLEQHSHLVLGAEAGPRRFAVGAYGFWRAHVLALLRQAGVADPDALADSVLAPLAPEVFRHQRAQGITPDRLKAALTHLAATATR; encoded by the coding sequence GTGGAGACGAGGGAACGCGCGGACGCCGCCCGCAACCGGGCCAAGGTGCTCGCCGCGGCGGCTTCACTGTTCGCGGCCGGGGACTCCCGGGCGGTCACGATGGAGGACATCGCCCGCGCGGCCGGGGTGGGCCGGGGCACGCTCTACCGGCGCTATCCGGACGTGGCGTCGATCGCGGCGGCCCTGCTCGACGACCACGAGCGCACCCTGCAGCACGAGTTGATGCAGGGCGAGCCGCCGCTCGGGCCGGGGGCGCCGCCGCACGAGCGGCTCGCCGCCTTCTTCGCCGCCATGGTGGACCTGCTGGAGCAGCACAGCCATCTGGTGCTGGGCGCGGAGGCCGGGCCGCGCCGGTTCGCGGTCGGCGCCTACGGCTTCTGGCGGGCCCACGTCCTGGCGTTGCTACGGCAGGCCGGCGTCGCCGACCCGGACGCCCTGGCCGACTCGGTGCTCGCCCCGCTGGCCCCGGAGGTCTTCCGCCACCAGCGCGCCCAGGGCATCACCCCGGACCGCCTCAAGGCCGCCCTGACCCACCTGGCCGCCACCGCCACCCGCTGA
- a CDS encoding RrF2 family transcriptional regulator, giving the protein MKLPVSTEWLLHCAASLAQLEAGATASATQLARYFDVPAAYLAKQLQSLVRAGVLTATTGPRGGFRLARDAARITLLDIVEAVDGAAQPYECREIRQQGRGALSPEECRSPCILARKMAEAHDAWRQSLAATTLADIVAAIPASAPARTRARLTGTP; this is encoded by the coding sequence ATGAAACTGCCGGTCAGCACCGAGTGGCTGTTGCACTGCGCCGCGTCGCTGGCGCAGCTGGAGGCGGGCGCCACCGCGTCGGCCACCCAGCTCGCACGGTATTTCGACGTGCCCGCGGCCTACCTCGCCAAGCAGCTCCAGTCGCTGGTCAGAGCCGGGGTGCTGACCGCGACCACCGGGCCGCGCGGCGGGTTCCGGCTGGCCCGCGACGCCGCACGGATCACCCTGCTGGACATCGTCGAGGCGGTCGACGGCGCCGCGCAGCCCTATGAGTGCCGGGAGATCCGCCAGCAGGGCCGCGGCGCGTTGAGCCCGGAGGAGTGCCGCAGCCCGTGCATCCTGGCCCGCAAGATGGCCGAGGCCCACGACGCCTGGCGGCAGAGCCTCGCCGCGACGACGCTGGCGGACATCGTCGCCGCGATCCCCGCGTCCGCCCCGGCCCGCACCCGCGCGCGCCTGACCGGGACACCCTGA
- a CDS encoding maleylpyruvate isomerase family mycothiol-dependent enzyme — translation MEIDHLALLRAELDLFQQRLDGDLSAPVEHCGDWTLRDLAAHVAEGNLWVVAAVREKHGRYQGPPAPEAIAPHVAETSRLMLATLSADPATEAWTFWPPRTVAFWRRRRWLETLVHRWDAEHALGLPSELDPELCGDGVAEVFDTFAPRQVKLGRMAAPSAAVRFTATDLGRSWDFGPGEPVAELRGAAPELLLALWNRFPWAKLDGDAAAARAALPGPLVP, via the coding sequence ATGGAGATCGATCACCTGGCGCTGCTCCGGGCCGAGCTGGACCTGTTCCAGCAGCGTCTGGACGGCGATCTCAGCGCGCCGGTCGAGCACTGTGGTGACTGGACGCTGCGCGACCTGGCCGCGCACGTCGCCGAGGGCAACCTGTGGGTGGTCGCGGCGGTCCGGGAGAAGCACGGGCGTTACCAGGGGCCGCCCGCGCCCGAGGCGATCGCGCCCCATGTGGCCGAGACGTCCCGGCTGATGCTGGCGACGCTGAGCGCGGACCCCGCGACCGAGGCGTGGACGTTCTGGCCGCCGCGGACCGTGGCGTTCTGGCGGCGGCGCCGGTGGCTGGAGACCCTGGTGCACCGGTGGGACGCGGAGCACGCGCTCGGCCTCCCCAGTGAGCTCGACCCGGAACTGTGCGGGGACGGGGTGGCCGAGGTGTTCGACACGTTCGCCCCACGGCAGGTGAAGCTGGGGCGGATGGCGGCGCCGTCGGCGGCGGTCCGGTTCACCGCGACCGATCTCGGCCGGTCCTGGGACTTCGGGCCCGGAGAGCCGGTGGCCGAGCTGCGGGGCGCGGCGCCGGAGCTGCTGCTCGCGCTGTGGAACAGGTTCCCGTGGGCGAAACTCGACGGGGACGCGGCGGCGGCCCGGGCGGCGTTGCCGGGGCCGCTCGTCCCGTGA
- a CDS encoding MFS transporter: MVLLLACVCQFMVILDAAIVNVALPSIQHDLGFTATGLAWVVNGYSLTFAGFMLLGGRAADLFGHRRMLVAGLGVFTAASLAAGLATSAGLLVAGRAAQGVGAAMLAPATLAVLNTHFVTPATRTRAFAAWSAAGGVGGMAGALAGGALTTLLSWRWVFLINVPIGAVLIAAALLALPARRVRERPSLDLLGALTGTAGLAMLIYGVMHGAGLPMLAGAALLGLFLLVEARFAARPMVPLGLFRIRGVAVGNVMLLLFGGIAVAMWYFTSLLLQNELGFTALRAGLGQTPAAVTFVLVARWAGALPPRIAVPAGCGCLVAGFGWLAAADGGYLTAVLGPTLIVAAGIALTFPAMMAAATSGVPEGDAGTAGGLATTSNQVGSAVALAVMATAATYDHVFTLAALIGLAIAVTGLLLPRSAHTPAMTSGTAR; encoded by the coding sequence ATGGTCCTACTGCTGGCCTGCGTCTGCCAGTTCATGGTCATCCTGGACGCGGCCATCGTGAACGTGGCGCTGCCGTCGATCCAGCACGATCTCGGCTTCACCGCGACCGGCCTGGCCTGGGTGGTCAACGGATACTCGCTGACCTTCGCCGGGTTCATGCTGCTCGGCGGGCGGGCCGCCGACCTGTTCGGGCACCGGCGGATGCTGGTCGCCGGGCTCGGCGTGTTCACCGCGGCCAGCCTCGCCGCCGGGCTGGCCACCAGCGCCGGTCTGCTGGTCGCCGGCCGCGCCGCGCAGGGCGTCGGCGCCGCGATGCTGGCCCCGGCCACCCTCGCCGTGCTCAACACGCACTTCGTCACGCCGGCCACCCGTACCCGGGCGTTCGCCGCCTGGTCCGCGGCCGGCGGCGTGGGCGGGATGGCCGGAGCCCTCGCGGGCGGCGCGCTGACCACCCTGCTGTCCTGGCGCTGGGTCTTCCTGATCAACGTGCCGATCGGCGCCGTCCTGATCGCCGCCGCCCTGCTCGCCCTGCCCGCCCGCCGGGTCCGGGAGCGCCCGTCGCTGGACCTGCTCGGGGCTCTGACCGGGACCGCCGGCCTGGCCATGCTGATCTACGGGGTGATGCACGGCGCCGGGCTCCCGATGCTCGCCGGAGCCGCGCTGCTCGGACTGTTCCTGCTGGTGGAGGCCCGGTTCGCGGCCCGGCCGATGGTCCCGCTCGGATTGTTCCGGATCCGCGGGGTGGCGGTCGGCAACGTCATGCTGCTGCTGTTCGGCGGGATCGCGGTGGCGATGTGGTACTTCACCTCGCTGCTGCTGCAGAACGAACTCGGCTTCACCGCCCTGCGCGCCGGCCTCGGCCAGACCCCGGCGGCGGTGACCTTCGTGCTGGTCGCCCGCTGGGCCGGCGCGCTGCCGCCGCGGATCGCGGTGCCCGCCGGGTGCGGCTGCCTCGTGGCCGGCTTCGGCTGGCTCGCGGCAGCCGACGGCGGCTACCTGACCGCGGTCCTCGGCCCGACCCTGATCGTCGCGGCCGGGATCGCCCTGACCTTCCCGGCGATGATGGCCGCCGCGACGTCCGGCGTCCCGGAGGGCGACGCGGGCACGGCCGGCGGTCTCGCCACCACGTCCAACCAGGTGGGCAGCGCGGTCGCGCTGGCGGTGATGGCCACGGCCGCCACCTACGACCACGTCTTCACCCTCGCGGCCCTGATCGGCCTGGCCATCGCGGTGACCGGCCTGCTGCTCCCCCGCTCCGCCCACACCCCGGCGATGACATCAGGCACCGCCCGATGA
- a CDS encoding DMT family transporter, whose translation MSWLLLIAAGLVEVAWSQSIKPTAGFTRLLPTLVCFVLAAVAVYLLSLAMKGLPVGTAYAVFTGIGAVGAITLGVVLHKDPLTPGRVAALALIVAGVALSRVVTPES comes from the coding sequence GTGAGCTGGCTGCTGCTGATCGCCGCCGGCCTGGTCGAGGTGGCCTGGTCGCAGAGCATCAAGCCGACGGCCGGCTTCACCCGCCTGCTGCCGACGCTGGTCTGCTTCGTGCTCGCCGCCGTCGCCGTCTACCTGCTGTCGCTGGCGATGAAGGGGCTGCCGGTCGGGACCGCCTACGCCGTCTTCACCGGGATCGGCGCCGTCGGCGCGATCACCCTGGGCGTGGTGCTCCACAAGGATCCGCTGACGCCGGGACGGGTCGCGGCGCTCGCGCTGATCGTCGCTGGGGTGGCGCTGTCCCGGGTGGTCACCCCGGAGAGCTGA
- a CDS encoding VOC family protein, translating to MPATFNHTIIASKDRVESARFYSELLEAPAAPSWGFFTNIQLDGGVLLQFAEPPVDIQMQHYAFLLDDDLFDRALARLRDAEIEHWADPQMRRPGEINNEHGGRGVYFKDPAGHAVELITRPYL from the coding sequence TTGCCAGCCACCTTCAACCACACCATCATCGCGTCCAAGGACCGTGTCGAGTCGGCGCGCTTCTACAGTGAGCTGCTGGAGGCGCCCGCGGCTCCGTCGTGGGGATTCTTCACCAACATCCAGCTGGACGGCGGGGTGTTGTTGCAGTTCGCCGAGCCGCCGGTGGACATTCAGATGCAGCATTACGCTTTTCTGCTCGACGACGATCTGTTCGACCGGGCATTGGCCCGGCTGCGGGACGCCGAGATCGAGCATTGGGCCGATCCGCAGATGCGCCGGCCCGGTGAGATCAACAATGAGCACGGCGGCCGCGGCGTCTATTTCAAGGATCCCGCCGGGCACGCCGTCGAACTGATCACTCGCCCTTACCTCTGA